The genomic window CCAGCGCCGCCACGGTCTTCACGAGGCTTAGCTTTGTTTACCTTAAGGTCGCGTCCCATCCATTCTGCGCCGTCTAGGGCGTCGATGGCAGCGCTTTCTTCAGATTCTGCGCTCATTTCAACAAATCCAAAACCACGCATCCGTCCGGTTTCACGATCAGTAGGTAGTTGAACCCGCTTCACGGAACCATACTCTGCAAAAATGGATGTTAGGT from Candidatus Obscuribacterales bacterium includes these protein-coding regions:
- a CDS encoding RNA-binding protein, with product LTSIFAEYGSVKRVQLPTDRETGRMRGFGFVEMSAESEESAAIDALDGAEWMGRDLKVNKAKPREDRGGAGGGRRNNNFSRGRY